Proteins encoded by one window of Methanofastidiosum sp.:
- a CDS encoding IS5/IS1182 family transposase, with protein RWLVESCFSAVKRAYGESVNAKRFDMAKKEAMLKFILYSAVQNSC; from the coding sequence AGCGATGGTTGGTAGAGTCCTGTTTTTCAGCTGTAAAGCGGGCTTATGGCGAAAGTGTAAATGCTAAGAGGTTTGACATGGCCAAGAAGGAGGCGATGTTAAAGTTTATCCTTTATAGCGCTGTCCAAAATTCTTGCTAA